In a genomic window of Rhopalosiphum maidis isolate BTI-1 chromosome 4, ASM367621v3, whole genome shotgun sequence:
- the LOC113551033 gene encoding equilibrative nucleoside transporter 1 isoform X1 → MSLRTNTNEQRLKTGGEDHLLLQENVVKNGNTLLSMNSTMNSKVQPTQHNSFTSVASEQVPVRLTPAWEETNLPNDELNFKSFSMDDAVLETDPPKDRWNIVYLILVLHGIGILMPWNMFINAKSYFVEYKLGEDYLGKDLFYASIFMAYLTIGSQLPSLLFNWLNIFCPIGGKLTTRIVWSILTEVLCFVFTVALVMINTSQIPALFFWSTLGSIVLLNMANGIYNNSVFGMAAKLPTKYIGAVVLGTNLSGTFTSVANIASISITPDARTAAIYYFTTALFVLLACFDTYFALPLNRFYKYHELIYQRQIENQNSKQSGENEKVPYWRIFKQASPQLINVFFVFFVTLAIFPAVHSDIKTSSKDFLFGETYYTSVMCFLTFNVCALIGTYFSTLFSWPKQKWLFIPVGLRVILIPLFLVCNYHPIGVTRVMPVLINNDYVFWALGAILGLSSGYYSSVAMMYTPSCVEPRYSGIAGMFGAAMLITGICSGILFGMTMPFIVKHVSI, encoded by the exons atgagTTTAAGAACAAATACTAATGAACAACGGTTAAAAACCGGTGGAGAAGACCATTTACTTTTGCAAGaaaatgtagtaaaaaatGGCAATACTTTACTATCCATGAATTCAACCATGAATTCAAAAg tacaacCAACTCAACATAATTCATTCACAAGTGTTGCTTCTGAGCAAGTACCGGTTCGTTTGACTCCTGCATGGGAAGAAACTAATTTACCGAACGACGAACTTAACTTTAAATCATTCAGCATGGATGATGCAGTATTAGAGACTGACCCTCCAAAAGATAG ATGGAAcattgtgtatttaatattagttctaCATGGAATAGGAATATTAATGCCTtggaatatgtttataaatgctAAATCT tattttgtgGAATACAAGTTGGGAGAAGATTATCTAGGTAAAGATCTATTTTATGCTTCCATTTTCATGGCTTACTTGACTATTGGCTCACAGCTACCTAGTCTTCTGTTCAATTGGCTCAACATATTTTGTCCAATAGG aGGAAAATTGACAACTCGAATTGTATGGTCAATTCTTACTGAAGtactttgttttgtttttactgttGCATTAGTCATGATTAATACCTCTCAAATACCAGCTCTATTTTTCTGGTCAACTCTAGgcagtatagtattattaaatatggcaAATGGTATTTACAACAATTCTGTTTTTGGAATGGCGGCTAAGCTccctacaaaatatattggtgCTGTAGTTCTTGGTACAAATTTGAGTGGTACATTTACATCTGTCGCAAACATAGCATCAATTTCAATAACTCCTGATGCTCGAACTGctgctatttattattttactactgCACTGTTTGTGTTGCTAGCCTGTTTTGATACATATTTTGCATTGCCATTAaat agattttataaatatcatgaacTTATTTATCAACgacaaattgaaaatcaaaattcaaaacaaagtGGAGAAAATGAAAAAGTTCCTTATTGgcgtatttttaaacaagcCAGCCCACAAttgattaatgtattttttgtattctttGTTACTCTTGCAATATTTCCAGCAGTTCATTcgg atattaaaacatCAAGTAAAGATTTTCTTTTTggagaaacatattatactagtgTAATGTGCTTTTTAACATTCAATGTATGTGCACTTATTGGAACATATTTTTCTACTTTGTTTTCTtgg ccaAAGCAAAAATGGCTTTTTATTCCTGTGGGACTGAGAGTTATtcttattccattatttttggTTTGCAATTACCACCCAATTGGTGTTACAAGAGTAATGCcagtacttattaataatgattatgtatTTTGGGCATTAGGAGCAATCCTTGGATTATCTAGTGGTTATTACAGTTCTGTAGCAATGATGTATACTCCaag CTGTGTTGAACCAAGATACAGTGGTATTGCAGGCATGTTTGGAGCTGCTATGCTAATCACTGGAATTTGTAGTGGTATACTCTTCGGAATGACAATGccatttattgttaaacatgtatctatataa
- the LOC113551033 gene encoding equilibrative nucleoside transporter 1 isoform X2, producing the protein MDDAVLETDPPKDRWNIVYLILVLHGIGILMPWNMFINAKSYFVEYKLGEDYLGKDLFYASIFMAYLTIGSQLPSLLFNWLNIFCPIGGKLTTRIVWSILTEVLCFVFTVALVMINTSQIPALFFWSTLGSIVLLNMANGIYNNSVFGMAAKLPTKYIGAVVLGTNLSGTFTSVANIASISITPDARTAAIYYFTTALFVLLACFDTYFALPLNRFYKYHELIYQRQIENQNSKQSGENEKVPYWRIFKQASPQLINVFFVFFVTLAIFPAVHSDIKTSSKDFLFGETYYTSVMCFLTFNVCALIGTYFSTLFSWPKQKWLFIPVGLRVILIPLFLVCNYHPIGVTRVMPVLINNDYVFWALGAILGLSSGYYSSVAMMYTPSCVEPRYSGIAGMFGAAMLITGICSGILFGMTMPFIVKHVSI; encoded by the exons ATGGATGATGCAGTATTAGAGACTGACCCTCCAAAAGATAG ATGGAAcattgtgtatttaatattagttctaCATGGAATAGGAATATTAATGCCTtggaatatgtttataaatgctAAATCT tattttgtgGAATACAAGTTGGGAGAAGATTATCTAGGTAAAGATCTATTTTATGCTTCCATTTTCATGGCTTACTTGACTATTGGCTCACAGCTACCTAGTCTTCTGTTCAATTGGCTCAACATATTTTGTCCAATAGG aGGAAAATTGACAACTCGAATTGTATGGTCAATTCTTACTGAAGtactttgttttgtttttactgttGCATTAGTCATGATTAATACCTCTCAAATACCAGCTCTATTTTTCTGGTCAACTCTAGgcagtatagtattattaaatatggcaAATGGTATTTACAACAATTCTGTTTTTGGAATGGCGGCTAAGCTccctacaaaatatattggtgCTGTAGTTCTTGGTACAAATTTGAGTGGTACATTTACATCTGTCGCAAACATAGCATCAATTTCAATAACTCCTGATGCTCGAACTGctgctatttattattttactactgCACTGTTTGTGTTGCTAGCCTGTTTTGATACATATTTTGCATTGCCATTAaat agattttataaatatcatgaacTTATTTATCAACgacaaattgaaaatcaaaattcaaaacaaagtGGAGAAAATGAAAAAGTTCCTTATTGgcgtatttttaaacaagcCAGCCCACAAttgattaatgtattttttgtattctttGTTACTCTTGCAATATTTCCAGCAGTTCATTcgg atattaaaacatCAAGTAAAGATTTTCTTTTTggagaaacatattatactagtgTAATGTGCTTTTTAACATTCAATGTATGTGCACTTATTGGAACATATTTTTCTACTTTGTTTTCTtgg ccaAAGCAAAAATGGCTTTTTATTCCTGTGGGACTGAGAGTTATtcttattccattatttttggTTTGCAATTACCACCCAATTGGTGTTACAAGAGTAATGCcagtacttattaataatgattatgtatTTTGGGCATTAGGAGCAATCCTTGGATTATCTAGTGGTTATTACAGTTCTGTAGCAATGATGTATACTCCaag CTGTGTTGAACCAAGATACAGTGGTATTGCAGGCATGTTTGGAGCTGCTATGCTAATCACTGGAATTTGTAGTGGTATACTCTTCGGAATGACAATGccatttattgttaaacatgtatctatataa